ATGATGCAAAAAGAGACTTGGCCATCACAGATACTCCAGAATCTTTGCACATGCCGCCCACTGCATGGAAAGTATCTACTCTATGAAGGATTTGacgaaaataaatatgaaaccTACGGTGAAAAGAGACTAGATGCACGATCTATGATAAAATTAGAAAGAAGATAGATTAGGTGGAATAGGTAATTTCTCTAAACAGATTTCAATGATAACTTAGACTCAGTTAAGTGGCAAGATGAAAGGATAAGAAGTCCAGAAGGCAGCCCTGTTTCTCTTACTGCATGTGACTCAACTAAGAAACACGCAATTACTATTTAAAAGAattacaaaaatgaaaatataaacaGAGAATACATGTTACATACAGTTATACCTGCAACATTATCGGTTTTGATATTGCTCTTGACCAAAGGGTTACGTAAAACCCCACATATATCACATGCAGACATACTATCTTCATTATCATAGGTACATATTGGGCATCGCCAGACCTTAGTCTCGCTAACTTCTTTTGTAGGCATCGTTTTAGCTGTAAGACCTATCATGAAACAAATAAAGAGGATGATGTTTGTATAATcggtaaaagaaaagaaataaataaaccCTAATATCAAGTTCGAAGTTCCTGAATATCATCATTAGAATTCAAATGAACTACAAAATTTGATGGcttcaaagaacaagaaaaTCATTCTTCTAACACTAGGTGCAAAAGCAGCATTTTTTGGATCACACAGTACAACCTTTCCTGGAAAAATCTAGAGTAACCAACTCCTAATGGTACAATACATCTTTGATTTCCTTTCAACGGGTGAAAACTTTAAAGAAAAATCGCATTTTCTATTATAACAGGTCGACTTTTTGAACACGTCATGCACTGTACAAGGACCACAATATGCACttgaaggaaaaataaaatttactaAATCCCCAAGTTATATACAGAGCAACTGCAAGAGATCCAAAACAAAGAGAAATATGCACATCAAGTGCTCGACCAAAGATCCAAGCAAAAACAAGTGCTCCAAGCGAAAACAAGCAAAAAGTCCAGCAAACAAAACCGCCGCTCAACCGAAAAACCCACCACCCACAGCAGGCAAGCTGTCACACCACCACTGAAACAGCACGCCGACTGAACACCGCCTTCCAGCCACGCATGGCAGGGAAGGTGTTCAGCAAGAATACGCAGGGTACAGCATAAGATAATCTCATTCTATATAGTGAATAGGTATGCATGTGGCTTCTATCCTGCAATCTATGACCTCTGCTTACTTAATTATTGAATTCCACCAGACCTTGCACTTTACTATAACAGTGTACAACTAAAGGTAAGATTCATGATACAAAGCAACCACATTTTGTTTCTGGAAATCAGTTGAGGAGAAACAGGCTCTCTTTAGCTTCACAcgtttctctctctatacataGAAGAAGTAAAAAAAGGTTCACCATTTTCTTCCACTTCTTCATCATAATCATAGTCATCTTCATAGCCTTCATAATCATCACCATCATCATAATCAACTCCGTAATTCACTTTACGAGGCATGTTTGCAAATCCTGCCATGTAGCATAGCGTAACAAATCATTAATCCAGTAACAAGGGATTCATTCAGAACTATACaacatgaaaaaatatatattcttagATTCTAAGCTGCACATACAGATTTCTATGCAGTAATTGCAAAGTGAGAGTGTTCAATTCTGTGCGGCATCAGTTAAAAACATTTAACTAGTTGAGCAAGAAAGCTTTGAGAGCTGAATGCCATGTTGCTTCCTCCAAAAGAAGAACTTGTGCTAATATGCTGCCACAACCATTCGTTGCAACACCGCTGCACGGGGAAAAGGGTAAAATTTCATCAGCCATAAATTGAAATCACGCAAAGAAACAATGATTGAAAAAAAGTAAATCTGAGATTGCAATTGGTGAGAAAGGGCAAATAACCGGTACGAATCCGCCGGCGGTGAATGAAGCTTTCCGGTTCACTCTCGAGCTTCTTCACCCTTTTTGTTTCTACTTTTTTGAGAATTGCAATTGCAATTGTAATTGTAATTTTAAGGAAGAATAATAAATCAGATACGTTTCTATTTGCTttacaatttcaaaaaaatatatatacattggGCCTCGCCTCAGTCCACTATAATTGGGCTTTGATATCTACAGTATAGTGAGTGGGCTTGCACGGCCCATCGATCTATATCTATATGACTATATCCATATATTTAAAAGCTAATCCAATTGCTCAAAAAAATTTAGCCCAaacatcattattattattattattattattattattattattattattattattattattattattattattattattattattattattattattattattattattattattaatgattaacttaattattaattatattttattaattaagtaaattaattaaatactaaggaaatactaattttaaatttttaatatagaATTTCTACATCTAAATTAATTAAGCGAAATTAGTTATATTTCTTTTGTAAGATTTCTATACATTAACACTGAATAATGAAAAATGCAAATATTCATGTCTCACTATCACCATATTTCAATTTGGGTGCTTAACATCTCGTAGAAAAATAAGAGTAATAATGCATTAGCTCgaaatatttaacattttcttttttccttgaTGAAATTATGTAAACAAGATTACACAAAGTAGTGTAGCCAACTATACAGAAGTGAAATAGAATTACATAAATCTAAGTAGctaatacaaaaatttgtggtGTAATGATGTAGCTAGGTGGAAAATGAAATTGATTTTTGAAGATTAATCCAAGCTTTCTCGTATCTAAGGAATCCCATAAACCAAAACTCGTAATTATCGTGCGTCACGATTTGAATGTATTTTTGCGCTGGATTATTGACATTCTCACTTTGATTTGCTCCTTTTATCTTGTTCACCGGGATGCATACCTACAAAACCacaaattaaacataaaaatatatttataataccATTTAATTATATCacaatgttaaaaaaaaaaaaaacgaacatttcatattatttatattctactttttatattgtaaaaaatcctatatatataataaatttattgcCAATCACACAAGaccataaatattttataacttAGAAAAATGCAATAATATAACTTGTCAAtactaattaaacaaaaaatcaaTAAGAGAGCTACAAAATCAAAACAATCCAAGAtagaaaatgataattttagtttaaataTAACCTTGAATCAACATCCAACCTTacactgaaaaaaaaaaatcaactaaaAAAACATTTTACAATATAAATTTCActctaattattaattaattctagtaataaaaaaataaaaaaatcaatagtAGCCCACCTGCATCGGTAGAAGCCTATGAAGCATGGGGACGGCAGTTTGCTGGACGTACGCGTCCCGGGGACGTCCCGGGGATGATACGTGAAAAATACGCGTAAAATACGTCCCCGAGGACGTATTTTTAACtcccatttttttaattaatttttaaataaaaaatacgtCGAAAATACGTTGACCAGACGGTCAAATACGTATTTGAAGCAAAAAATACGTTTTAGTCAAAAATTTAAAACTTCTAATTTGTAAAACCCTAATTCGCGCCTCCCCCACTCACCATTTACGTTCGCACTCTCCTCTCTGACCCTAATTCGCACTCTCCTCTCTGACCCACCCTGCGCCACCCCGCCGCTCGCCGTCGCGCCTCCCTGCGCCAGCCCGTCGTCGCCGTCGCGCCGCCCTGCGCCCCGCCGCTGTAAAGGTATTGCTCTGACCCTAATTCGCACTCTCCTCTCTTTTATTTGGCTTGGGCAGTGGGTATGTATGAAGATTGGCTGAATTTGGCTTTGGGTTTTGTTGGATTGAAGTTTAATTTCGAATTGGGCAGTGGGTATTTCAAATTGGCAGTGGGTTTATTTGAATTGAAGTTTGGGCAGTTGGTTTATTGAGTTGGGCAGTGGGTATTTCTTAGTATTTTGTTGAATTGGGCAGTGGGTTTATTGAATTGGGCAGCTGATTTATTTGAATTGAagtttgatttatgttttttatttgaattggcAGCCATGAATACTACAAATTCTAGTTCTACATCTTCTTCTACCACATCTTATTTGagggaagaggaagaggaggaggaggagaaagACGATGATGAGTGATCTGGGCTACTAACATTTTATTGTGTTTCATGAAGTATTATCTGTTAAGAAGActgttttatttcattatttgctATTTGGAACTTTGTTATGATGAATTAGTAGTGTTTTACTTATATTCTTGgtgaattatgaatttataatatatataaaatatattttaaataaaaaaactaaaacgtATTTTTGACGTATCGTATCTTGATTTTTGGAAAAATGACGTATTTACGTCCCCGTACCGTATCGTATCCGTATTACGTATCCGTCCCCATGCTTCTTAGGTAGAAGCTTTCACATttattttcacaaaaaaaaaatcattttcgtCTAGTAGTAATGCGATTAATAAATGAGGTAATTAATATATAGGTTCGAATGCATCGTCGCgtgatttcaaaattatttgtttattcatgaaaaaaaatacaactaTTTTGgcaaagaagaagaagtagctACCTTGTAAGGAGCCTTAACGACAGAAGAAGgagaagcagaagaagaagattggAGAGTGGTAGCAATGGATCTCTCACTGCAGAAGGCGATCTTCTTCGTGGAGACGAAGAGGATTCCGGCGATGGGGCCGTGCGTGGTTGACAGATAGCATTGCGAAGCCTTGAGCAGTTTCTCTCCTTCGCATTCACTCACTCCAAATATGTCTCTGAACAAATTCCCTCTTCCCCCTTTCCTCATGATTTTCGCGCCAACGCTCAGCTTCCCCTTCACCATTTCAGACAATTTGTGCCCTAGCCTCACTGCATGCATTATTAATATCAAtcaatcaccattttcagattttttttttataaagttaGCCAAACACGCTCTTAATCAAACTCATACCATGTTCCCCAATTCTGTAAGCAAAACTTGCGCTCTTCCtttccagtttcttcttcttctgcttcttcATCTCCTCATTTGctacatatatattttcaacAAATTTATAACATTtcagcaagagagagagagagagagaggtgtagATAAATTACATACGAGTAGTAGTGAAGAAGGCAGGAGAGTGATGATCGGATTGGGAGGAGAAGGGGCTGAGAGGTTCAGACAAGGAAGATGCAGTGTTGTCTGAGCTTGTTTCTGGTGTCGGAAAATGATGATCTTCATCCTTGATGAATTTCTCCATCCCACAAATCTAGCTCTTGAGGTAGCTCAACTAATCAAATGAAATGAATTCAGAGCAAAGAAGAGAGAAGACTTCTCCAACCAAAAAGTCTTGCCCATAATTAAATACACTATAATTGAATTTCAATTGCATTTGCATTGTGCTGTCAATCTGTCATGCATGGTGGGACCCCCACACACTAGTTAATATATATAGTTAGTTAGTTAAGCTCAACAATTTTCTTTCATTATTGTTATAGTTgcttaaatacacaaatttttaattattttaattttttaacgtTGAGATGAACGTCTGAAATATCTGCATGTCTTCATCGATCAATGTACAAGCGTGTAAAAAATTCAAAACGTATGCATGTCTTCATCGATCAATGTACAAGCGTGTAAAAAATTCAAAACGTATTAAATATTTGTGCATTCGAAGGCGGAGTTGAGTGAAAATTCGGATAGTTAACTACAATTACCCCCTTTTAACTACACCAATTTCAGTTTCACACAAAATCAACCAAGAATTACTTTTTATAGCACTTCCACactttgaaattgaattttgaaatcCAGATTTAAAATCCACACTTTTGTGTCAAAATTCGATTTCAAAGTGTGGGATTTAAGTCAAATACAATGTTCAGATTTTGAATCGAATTTTGAAAGTGTGGATTTAAGTCAAATATAAGTCAATTTGAACCGAATTTTGAAACACAAATTAAATTGTGTTCAACTTTGCTTGATATGTTTATCGAGCCCAACTCAAAATTATAGCATAGAATTACTTGGTTTGATAATTTACAATTGCATTTATGCTACTtcgggaaaaaaaataaagtgttTGTGTATAGTCAAAAAAGATGTTTGCGCGTACAAGAATTAAGGGCCCCCACCAAGAGAAGAAATAAATGGGATTCAATGTGACACCAAATTTCTTCACGCTTTCACACAATTTTCCtttaattttttactttaaCAACCGACTCTTTATTTCAAAATGACATAATCTACAactactaatatttaaatagaGAAGTTGACAACCACTATTTCATTTGTTAATACAATGATTTTGAGCAGTGAACAAACTTTGTCCTCATCTTTAGTGGGGAGGGTTATCTTTGTCTCAACGCACATTTCCGATATACATGCAACTTTAAAATAAGGATAAAGAGTAAACATAAAGAGTTGTTTAcaaaacttataagctccaataattaataaaatattttaataaattttaaatatatacaaaaatttataaattatcaaagtgtttgaataattgaactTATGAGTTAAaggaaaaattataattaacgagagaaaattgaaaaaaaaaattgaaatttaaagtgTATATGTTGGAGATAAAAAAATCCTCATaggattattttataaaataatttttgcttaatataattatgaataaataaattaggaTAGAGGAAATTGTTTTTTCGAAGAACTTATAAACTCAGCCAAACAACCCTAAAACACAAAATGAATTCAACTTCATGTTAGTTGCACCACCATACTTGTACAAAACACAAGATATGTTGATGCAATAAATATAAAACAACCTTTCCTTCAAAGTCACACATATGATATATTAAaggaatactccctccgtcccaatattgttggccacatttggtttcggcacgggaattaaggagttgtagattagtattttaagtgtgtaggtaatatagtataaaagtaataaagtaggagagagaaggtgataaagtatgagagaaaaggtaataaaatgataaagtaggagagagaatgtgataaagtaggagagagaatgtaataaagtgataaagtaggagagataatgtgataaagtaagagattgaatgtgataaatatttccattttaggaaagtagccaacaataatgggacaaactaaaaaggaaatgtggccaacaatattgggacggagggagtacattttatcttctttttttggctttaaaaaaaaaagatacatAATTGTGTCCCATTTACGCCTGTGATGACTCGAACCCTCAACCTAATG
The genomic region above belongs to Salvia miltiorrhiza cultivar Shanhuang (shh) chromosome 5, IMPLAD_Smil_shh, whole genome shotgun sequence and contains:
- the LOC131026500 gene encoding GEM-like protein 6, translated to MEKFIKDEDHHFPTPETSSDNTASSLSEPLSPFSSQSDHHSPAFFTTTPNEEMKKQKKKKLERKSASFAYRIGEHVRLGHKLSEMVKGKLSVGAKIMRKGGRGNLFRDIFGVSECEGEKLLKASQCYLSTTHGPIAGILFVSTKKIAFCSERSIATTLQSSSSASPSSVVKAPYKVCIPVNKIKGANQSENVNNPAQKYIQIVTHDNYEFWFMGFLRYEKAWINLQKSISFST